One region of Novipirellula artificiosorum genomic DNA includes:
- a CDS encoding DUF1559 domain-containing protein yields MLLPQTRLLQRSAILSTCLLLTAVCSAQSNSSRSGVSKIGSEYIPTDAVVTVVMTVADTIANPVAEMYPIEVAEAWCKEHVGIVPSNVDRLKVVAGAPGPGGPMLAIIVSLRNDGSIDNVNANLLASKEPIDVDGHSAYRLRNPPDTAMMFQDARTLVIATDNYLDAVLRAASPESPNGPLAKMAAAVSHTGNVSMLMAVEPVRPLIKGALQSKADQVPPPLQEFTKIPDLLDAVLVQIDLANEVDGAKLIMLGRDDASAEQLSAILDRGLQMGRQIGLAQANQQLQGDDAVTEASRAYADRMADRILQLLTPERDGRKLTISGPATTGIATQGVLVGLLLPAVQAAREAARRTTSANHMKQLALAIHNHHSVYKRMPGTINDPNGKPLLSWRVEILPFLEHQALYERFHLDEAWDSPHNRELITEMPETFVNPRLSVEPGSTVYREPSGDEYVFSPGKEVRFRDIMDGTANTILLLETNAEHAAIWTQPDGLAIDPDNPMSFADGLPGFHACLADGSIRLLTNELDPKTFKAMLTKAGKEVVRF; encoded by the coding sequence ATGCTGCTCCCGCAAACCAGGCTGCTCCAACGCTCTGCGATTCTCTCCACTTGCTTGCTCCTAACCGCGGTCTGCTCGGCTCAGTCAAACTCCAGCCGTTCAGGGGTATCGAAGATCGGCAGCGAATACATCCCGACCGACGCGGTGGTGACTGTCGTCATGACGGTTGCGGATACAATCGCCAACCCCGTCGCGGAAATGTATCCGATCGAGGTGGCGGAGGCGTGGTGCAAAGAGCACGTCGGCATCGTACCGAGCAATGTTGACCGGCTGAAGGTCGTTGCGGGGGCACCTGGACCCGGCGGGCCGATGTTGGCAATCATCGTGTCGCTGCGAAACGACGGTTCGATCGACAACGTGAATGCAAATTTGCTCGCGTCAAAAGAGCCGATCGATGTCGACGGGCACAGCGCCTATCGGTTGCGCAACCCTCCGGATACGGCAATGATGTTCCAGGACGCACGGACGCTTGTGATTGCAACGGACAACTACCTCGACGCGGTGCTGCGGGCGGCGAGCCCTGAAAGCCCGAATGGCCCGCTCGCGAAAATGGCAGCTGCGGTCAGCCACACGGGGAACGTAAGCATGTTGATGGCTGTCGAGCCCGTTCGCCCGTTGATCAAGGGGGCACTGCAAAGCAAGGCTGATCAAGTTCCCCCTCCGTTGCAGGAATTTACAAAGATTCCCGATCTGCTCGACGCAGTGCTCGTGCAGATCGACTTGGCCAACGAAGTCGACGGAGCCAAGTTGATCATGTTAGGACGAGATGACGCGTCCGCAGAGCAATTGTCGGCGATCCTTGACCGTGGTTTGCAAATGGGACGCCAGATCGGATTGGCACAAGCGAACCAACAATTGCAGGGTGACGATGCCGTGACCGAGGCTTCGCGTGCCTATGCCGATCGAATGGCCGACCGAATCCTTCAATTGCTAACTCCCGAACGCGACGGACGCAAACTGACGATCAGTGGCCCCGCAACCACAGGCATTGCCACTCAAGGCGTGCTGGTGGGGTTACTCTTGCCAGCCGTTCAAGCCGCCAGAGAAGCGGCGCGGCGTACAACGTCAGCCAACCATATGAAGCAACTTGCCCTGGCCATCCACAACCATCATTCCGTTTACAAGCGGATGCCGGGCACGATCAATGATCCCAACGGCAAGCCGCTACTGAGTTGGCGAGTGGAGATTTTACCATTTCTAGAGCACCAGGCGTTGTATGAACGATTCCATCTTGATGAGGCTTGGGATAGTCCACACAACCGCGAACTGATCACCGAGATGCCTGAAACATTCGTCAACCCTCGTCTTTCTGTCGAACCGGGTTCAACGGTCTATCGGGAACCGTCTGGAGACGAATACGTATTTTCCCCAGGAAAGGAAGTTCGTTTTCGTGACATCATGGACGGCACGGCCAATACCATCCTGTTGCTTGAAACCAATGCCGAACACGCAGCGATTTGGACACAACCGGATGGTCTGGCCATCGACCCTGACAACCCCATGTCGTTTGCAGATGGGCTACCAGGATTTCATGCGTGCCTGGCTGACGGCTCCATCAGACTTCTTACGAACGAACTTGACCCGAAGACCTTCAAAGCGATGTTGACAAAGGCAGGCAAAGAAGTGGTTCGTTTTTAG
- a CDS encoding alpha/beta hydrolase, which translates to MLRHYNRPLSTLAFLMAMAISVCAEPATSIEAPSEKLSSPHASTLPPPQQINAALPANLPAQLGDRIWLINTRSMTQCTCCADLDAPAFTVARMTCNGATTRSSLGEYLAEIRSDRPLVIYVHGYRFDYCEAVERGLYVYRQTEARRCSGPVDWVIWSWPSERTEFITRDVREKAKYADTQGLYLAWLLREQVRRSVKTKLIGYSLGGRVVTGSLHALAGGSLGHRTLPGESVRSAKVDVGLIAPAVERDWLSPGEYHGLATSNIEDLLLMYNQRDIVLKRYWFIDKVRGAVALGLGRMQSFAPRVDGTQINLRARDCSRSIGIAHDELDYYKQSCGAGREMAKLISDPSVGQR; encoded by the coding sequence ATGCTTCGTCACTACAACCGACCGTTGTCTACGCTCGCCTTCTTGATGGCGATGGCGATCTCTGTTTGCGCAGAGCCCGCTACAAGTATTGAAGCGCCGAGCGAGAAGCTCTCCAGCCCACACGCATCGACTCTACCCCCTCCACAGCAAATCAACGCGGCACTGCCCGCGAACCTTCCGGCCCAGCTGGGAGATCGAATTTGGTTGATCAACACGCGGTCGATGACGCAGTGTACGTGTTGTGCCGATCTTGACGCCCCTGCGTTTACCGTTGCTCGCATGACATGCAATGGCGCCACGACGCGCTCGTCTCTCGGAGAATACTTGGCCGAGATTCGCAGCGACCGACCGTTGGTGATTTATGTTCACGGCTATCGTTTTGACTATTGCGAAGCAGTCGAACGAGGGCTGTATGTCTACCGCCAAACGGAGGCTCGGCGTTGCAGCGGGCCAGTCGATTGGGTGATCTGGAGCTGGCCGAGTGAACGGACGGAGTTCATCACACGCGATGTCCGTGAAAAAGCCAAGTATGCGGACACTCAAGGGCTCTATCTCGCTTGGTTGCTCCGCGAACAGGTACGTCGATCGGTGAAAACAAAATTGATCGGCTACAGTTTGGGCGGGCGAGTCGTGACGGGCTCCCTACACGCCTTGGCTGGCGGCTCCTTGGGCCATCGCACGCTTCCCGGCGAATCCGTACGCAGCGCCAAGGTGGATGTTGGGCTGATCGCCCCAGCTGTCGAACGAGATTGGCTGTCCCCGGGGGAATACCACGGCTTGGCGACATCCAACATCGAAGACCTGCTACTCATGTACAACCAGCGCGACATCGTCCTCAAACGGTACTGGTTCATTGACAAGGTGCGAGGCGCTGTCGCCCTTGGACTTGGCAGGATGCAATCGTTTGCACCTCGAGTCGATGGCACGCAAATCAACCTACGTGCCCGCGATTGCTCCCGTTCCATCGGGATCGCGCACGACGAGCTTGACTACTACAAGCAAAGCTGCGGCGCAGGACGCGAGATGGCCAAGCTCATCTCCGATCCTTCCGTTGGTCAGCGCTAG
- a CDS encoding transglutaminase-like domain-containing protein, with protein MYSKKSARPIVNRRTLLSTALWCAGVGALRWSRQSVADDTVVSGSPGTEEEPSGSSDGTADASRITYDSPQTNTWRIGMVLDPPVTCTDVFATFPVPTNWPEQKVTVVSQTIDPLVAGWEVRELASGVKQVACRMPRVPAGTRAEISFTMQIERSRMLAPERTDDLVIPLRPDRELRAYFGNSPNIDATNSIIRAASRELAAMEAENDWQRVEQIYDYVREKVEYVEGDLKNASVALRDGKGDCEEMTSLFVALCRNAKVPSRMVWIPGHCYPEFYLEDGEGNGHWFPCQAAGTRQFGQMDEYRPVLQKGDRFKVPEKRTPVRYVAEFFKCERKGKSNPNPEFIRQVVP; from the coding sequence ATGTATTCAAAAAAGTCGGCACGCCCGATCGTCAATCGGCGGACCTTACTAAGCACCGCGTTGTGGTGTGCGGGTGTCGGTGCACTTCGTTGGAGTCGTCAATCGGTGGCCGATGACACGGTCGTGAGTGGTTCTCCCGGCACGGAGGAGGAGCCATCGGGATCCTCGGACGGTACGGCTGACGCTTCAAGAATCACCTACGATTCGCCACAAACCAACACGTGGCGGATCGGGATGGTGCTGGACCCACCGGTAACTTGCACCGATGTCTTTGCCACGTTCCCGGTGCCAACGAACTGGCCGGAGCAGAAGGTGACGGTCGTCAGCCAAACGATCGATCCGCTGGTGGCGGGTTGGGAAGTGCGCGAGTTGGCCAGCGGTGTGAAACAGGTTGCATGCCGGATGCCGCGGGTGCCTGCGGGGACTCGAGCCGAAATTTCGTTTACGATGCAGATCGAGCGATCGCGGATGCTTGCACCGGAAAGAACCGACGATTTGGTCATCCCCCTTCGTCCCGACCGCGAATTGCGTGCCTATTTCGGAAACAGCCCGAACATTGACGCCACGAATTCAATCATTCGAGCGGCGTCACGCGAATTGGCGGCGATGGAAGCAGAAAACGACTGGCAGCGGGTCGAGCAGATCTACGATTACGTACGCGAGAAGGTTGAGTATGTCGAAGGCGACCTAAAAAACGCATCGGTCGCCCTGCGAGACGGCAAGGGGGACTGCGAGGAGATGACCAGTCTGTTTGTTGCGCTGTGTCGCAATGCCAAGGTGCCATCGCGAATGGTCTGGATCCCCGGACACTGCTACCCCGAGTTTTATCTGGAAGACGGTGAGGGCAACGGTCACTGGTTTCCTTGCCAGGCCGCCGGGACACGCCAATTCGGCCAAATGGATGAGTACCGGCCGGTGCTGCAAAAAGGGGATCGATTCAAGGTCCCCGAAAAACGAACCCCCGTTCGCTACGTCGCCGAGTTCTTCAAGTGCGAGCGGAAAGGCAAAAGTAACCCGAATCCCGAGTTCATTCGCCAAGTGGTGCCGTAG
- a CDS encoding leucine-rich repeat domain-containing protein — MTAETPDQNDDSSPLELDQEGVASEMWDADSLEAFQAQQGLAKQRRRRAMLVALLAVSFVGTVVYAWKNNGEPAPVTIDLAPEIKFERLLFRLKMEHNKKLHIEDFIVTDDMLKQLEAYPEFETVILDQGQVSDASMKVLCSLPNLQHLRLRLSPISDEGLKTLGGCQSLWFLNLPHSLCTSAGVAELKAIPQLRQLRLGSRNLSNEVTRDIATLKTLRGIHLIDVPVTDEGLKTLTTLPYLESLYLDNSAVTEIGWQWLYANHPQLHVHVNQRHNDYDPKAHNHH; from the coding sequence ATGACTGCTGAAACGCCTGACCAAAATGACGATTCGTCACCTCTCGAATTGGACCAAGAGGGGGTGGCCAGCGAAATGTGGGACGCTGATTCGCTTGAAGCGTTTCAGGCTCAGCAAGGTTTGGCGAAACAGCGTCGGCGGCGAGCCATGTTGGTCGCGCTGTTGGCCGTCTCGTTCGTCGGTACCGTGGTCTATGCTTGGAAAAACAACGGCGAACCGGCCCCGGTGACGATCGATTTGGCTCCCGAAATCAAGTTCGAGCGATTGTTATTCCGGCTGAAGATGGAACACAACAAGAAGCTACACATCGAGGATTTCATCGTCACCGATGACATGCTGAAACAGTTGGAAGCCTATCCTGAATTTGAGACGGTCATTCTCGATCAAGGCCAGGTAAGCGACGCATCGATGAAGGTGCTCTGTTCGCTACCCAACTTGCAACACCTTCGACTCCGACTTTCACCGATTTCCGATGAGGGTCTCAAGACGCTTGGCGGATGCCAATCGCTGTGGTTCTTGAACTTGCCACATTCCTTATGCACGTCGGCAGGCGTTGCCGAGCTGAAAGCGATCCCTCAACTTCGGCAACTTCGACTCGGGTCCCGCAACCTCAGCAACGAGGTGACACGCGATATCGCGACTTTGAAAACCCTCCGAGGAATCCATCTGATTGACGTACCGGTAACCGATGAAGGACTGAAAACGCTTACAACGTTGCCCTACCTTGAATCGCTCTATTTGGACAACAGTGCGGTCACGGAGATTGGTTGGCAATGGCTTTACGCAAATCATCCCCAATTGCACGTGCATGTGAACCAGCGTCATAACGACTATGACCCTAAAGCCCACAACCATCACTAA
- a CDS encoding M24 family metallopeptidase, with translation MNPRIEALRSLLDSLKVDAMLVTDEINVRYLSGFTGDSSYLLIGPSETRMLSDGRYEIQLAEECPGLQTLIRPPSQLLVDLVQEVINSSPYGPIGIEAGHVTLAQYREWCEKCPSVEWIETSSTVEQLRMVKDEGEIKIIREAVSIAERCFQSLMPMLTTKWTERQIAHELESRMRFLGAESASFKPIVALDAAAALPHYQPAEVNIPSTGTLLIDWGAKFQGYASDLTRTMTIGPISQAFQRVYSAVLEAQLAAIEAIRPGVEGKQVDAIARGMLEKAGFGNEFNHGLGHGIGLQIHESPRMSANCDQILQPGMIVTVEPGVYLRDQFGIRIEDDCLVTATGCEVLSGLAKGLDDCRVVL, from the coding sequence ATGAATCCCCGTATCGAAGCGCTTCGATCATTGCTTGACTCGCTCAAAGTGGATGCGATGTTGGTGACCGACGAGATCAACGTCCGCTACCTTTCCGGCTTTACTGGCGATAGCTCCTACTTACTGATTGGGCCCTCGGAAACCCGAATGCTGAGCGATGGTCGGTACGAAATTCAGTTGGCCGAAGAGTGCCCCGGTTTGCAGACCCTGATTCGTCCGCCCAGCCAATTACTGGTGGACTTGGTTCAAGAGGTGATCAATAGTTCCCCTTATGGTCCAATTGGAATCGAGGCGGGCCACGTCACCTTAGCGCAGTACCGCGAGTGGTGCGAGAAGTGCCCCTCCGTTGAATGGATCGAAACCTCTTCGACGGTGGAGCAGTTGAGAATGGTCAAGGACGAGGGGGAGATCAAGATCATCCGCGAGGCGGTGTCGATCGCCGAACGCTGCTTTCAATCGCTGATGCCGATGCTGACGACGAAATGGACGGAGCGGCAGATCGCTCATGAGTTGGAGTCAAGAATGCGATTCTTGGGCGCCGAATCGGCAAGTTTTAAGCCGATCGTGGCGTTGGATGCTGCGGCCGCACTTCCCCACTATCAGCCAGCGGAGGTCAACATTCCGTCCACCGGAACCCTCTTGATCGACTGGGGAGCCAAGTTTCAGGGCTATGCCAGCGATTTGACGCGAACGATGACGATTGGGCCAATTTCGCAGGCTTTTCAACGAGTCTATTCAGCGGTGTTGGAAGCACAATTGGCCGCAATTGAAGCGATCCGCCCCGGCGTCGAAGGCAAGCAGGTTGACGCAATTGCCCGTGGAATGCTTGAAAAAGCAGGCTTTGGCAACGAGTTTAACCATGGACTCGGCCATGGAATTGGCCTACAAATCCACGAATCTCCTCGAATGAGCGCCAACTGCGATCAAATCCTGCAACCTGGCATGATTGTGACCGTTGAACCCGGCGTCTATTTGCGAGATCAGTTCGGTATTCGGATTGAGGACGACTGCTTAGTGACCGCAACGGGCTGCGAAGTGCTCAGCGGTTTGGCAAAGGGCCTCGATGATTGTCGCGTTGTGCTGTAA
- the accB gene encoding acetyl-CoA carboxylase biotin carboxyl carrier protein codes for MSKGGKPSQNVFDIERLRTIIELMEEHELSEVDLQQGDEKIKLNRGAAAPAVVHHAAAAAISSPATAVPASETDKHAGTVTINAPMVGTFYAKATPESPPFVKVGQRVSEDTIVCIVEAMKVFNEIPAECSGTITEILVVDQQAVDFGKPMFRVDPNA; via the coding sequence ATGAGTAAAGGCGGAAAGCCGAGCCAGAACGTGTTCGATATTGAACGGCTCCGGACCATTATCGAGTTGATGGAAGAACACGAATTGTCAGAAGTTGACCTGCAACAGGGTGACGAAAAGATCAAATTGAATCGTGGCGCCGCTGCCCCGGCGGTGGTCCATCATGCCGCTGCGGCCGCGATCTCGTCGCCCGCAACGGCGGTGCCTGCCAGCGAAACGGACAAACACGCAGGCACGGTGACCATCAATGCGCCGATGGTCGGAACCTTTTACGCCAAAGCGACACCGGAATCGCCCCCCTTCGTGAAGGTCGGCCAACGTGTCAGCGAAGACACCATTGTTTGCATCGTTGAAGCGATGAAGGTGTTCAACGAGATTCCCGCCGAGTGCTCCGGGACGATCACCGAGATTTTGGTAGTCGACCAACAAGCGGTTGATTTTGGAAAACCCATGTTCCGCGTCGATCCTAACGCGTAA
- the accC gene encoding acetyl-CoA carboxylase biotin carboxylase subunit, with product MIKKILIANRGEIALRVIRACREMGIRSVAVYSQADADSMHVRLADEAYCVGKPRSADSYLKIDQIIAAAEVAGVDAIHPGYGFLAENAHFNEVCRSSGFEFIGPSPQAMEKLGDKNTARKMAIENEVPVVPGSDGLIENDADAIATAAKIGYPVLIKATAGGGGKGMRVAEDEASLATAFSQARKEAEAAFGNGGCYLEKYIGSPRHIEVQVIADNYGNVCHLFERDCSVQRRHQKLIEEAPSPSLPADRREAICAAAVRMIKGAEYSNAATVEFIVDADNNFYFIEVNARIQVEHPVSEMVTGVDLIREQIRVAGGEKLSFTQDQIECRGVAMECRINAENPDKNFQPNPGKILKIFIPGGLGVRFDSHVYAGYTVPAYYDSMIGKLIVYRSTREEAIATMRRALMELQVEGIATTASFHDQVLQHAEFVEGRHDTKFVEREFLS from the coding sequence TTGATCAAGAAAATCCTAATCGCCAATCGTGGCGAAATAGCCTTACGTGTGATCCGTGCATGCCGTGAAATGGGCATCCGCTCGGTGGCCGTGTACAGCCAAGCCGATGCCGACTCGATGCACGTCCGATTGGCCGACGAAGCCTACTGCGTCGGCAAACCACGCAGTGCCGATAGCTACTTGAAAATCGACCAAATCATCGCCGCAGCGGAAGTCGCCGGCGTTGACGCGATTCATCCCGGCTATGGTTTCCTGGCCGAGAATGCCCATTTTAACGAAGTGTGTCGGTCGAGCGGATTTGAGTTCATCGGTCCGAGTCCCCAAGCGATGGAAAAGCTGGGCGACAAGAATACCGCGCGGAAGATGGCGATCGAAAACGAAGTTCCCGTCGTCCCCGGCAGCGACGGGCTGATCGAAAATGACGCCGATGCCATCGCCACCGCTGCGAAGATCGGCTATCCCGTTTTGATCAAAGCAACCGCGGGCGGTGGCGGTAAGGGAATGAGGGTGGCCGAGGACGAAGCATCGCTTGCCACCGCATTTTCCCAAGCTCGAAAGGAAGCGGAAGCGGCCTTTGGCAATGGTGGATGCTATCTGGAAAAGTACATCGGCTCCCCACGGCATATCGAAGTCCAAGTGATTGCGGACAATTATGGCAATGTGTGCCATTTGTTCGAGCGTGATTGCAGCGTCCAGCGGCGGCACCAGAAATTGATCGAAGAAGCGCCGAGCCCAAGCTTGCCAGCGGATCGACGTGAAGCGATTTGCGCCGCAGCCGTCCGAATGATCAAAGGTGCCGAGTACAGCAACGCGGCGACCGTCGAGTTCATCGTCGATGCCGACAATAACTTTTACTTCATCGAAGTCAACGCGCGCATCCAAGTGGAGCATCCCGTCAGCGAGATGGTCACGGGGGTCGATTTGATCCGTGAACAGATTCGTGTTGCCGGCGGCGAGAAACTGTCTTTCACGCAAGACCAAATTGAGTGTCGCGGCGTGGCGATGGAGTGCCGGATCAACGCGGAAAACCCCGACAAAAATTTCCAACCGAACCCGGGAAAGATTCTCAAGATCTTTATTCCTGGCGGACTCGGTGTCCGTTTTGATTCGCACGTGTACGCTGGCTACACCGTCCCCGCCTACTATGACTCGATGATCGGCAAGTTGATTGTCTACCGCTCGACTCGTGAAGAAGCGATCGCGACAATGCGACGAGCGTTGATGGAACTCCAAGTCGAGGGTATCGCGACCACCGCCTCGTTCCATGACCAAGTGTTGCAACACGCCGAGTTCGTCGAAGGTCGTCACGATACGAAGTTCGTCGAGCGCGAATTCCTTTCGTAG
- the rdgB gene encoding RdgB/HAM1 family non-canonical purine NTP pyrophosphatase, with product MFQLVVGTNNPKKLIELRLLLPEDQIRLRSLAEIPNSIDVEETGATFAENAAIKATEQAKRLGQWVVAEDSGLTVDALGGRPGVYSARYAGEHGDDEANNDKLLRELAEVPDEKRIAHFNSYLCLSDPNGDVRIETNARCTGRIAHQRQGTAGFGYDPLFIIREYHRTFGDLDLAVKRAISHRSRALRQFVPRLLRLIETESV from the coding sequence ATGTTTCAGCTCGTGGTCGGAACGAACAACCCCAAGAAGCTGATCGAGTTGCGTTTGCTTCTTCCTGAGGATCAGATTCGGCTACGGTCGCTTGCTGAGATTCCCAATTCGATCGACGTCGAAGAGACTGGAGCAACGTTTGCGGAAAACGCGGCGATCAAAGCGACCGAACAGGCGAAGCGACTTGGCCAATGGGTGGTTGCCGAGGACAGCGGATTGACGGTCGATGCGTTGGGTGGTCGGCCCGGTGTCTACTCGGCACGTTATGCAGGCGAGCATGGCGATGACGAAGCGAATAACGACAAGCTGCTGAGAGAATTGGCGGAGGTTCCGGATGAAAAACGGATCGCGCACTTCAACAGCTACCTGTGCCTTTCCGATCCCAATGGCGATGTCCGGATCGAAACGAATGCTCGATGCACCGGACGAATCGCACACCAGCGACAGGGTACAGCCGGCTTCGGGTACGATCCGCTTTTCATCATTCGCGAATACCATCGTACGTTTGGCGATCTGGATCTGGCAGTCAAGCGAGCGATTAGTCATCGGTCACGGGCTCTGCGACAGTTCGTTCCACGTTTGCTCCGATTGATTGAGACGGAAAGTGTTTGA
- a CDS encoding RluA family pseudouridine synthase, translated as MFDVLFEDNHLLVVDKPAGLATMGAEGEQTLHWLGCEYLRTRYNKPGRAFLGIVSRLDAMTSGVIVMAKTSKAASRLAPQFSGQGNNRASKIYLAMLEGALRDEAGERSDFVIKDDAARRMRVCGESTPNALLARLRFATLAKSQSETLVAVQLLSGRKHQIRVQFANLGHPVWADRKYGGRHSMDVGIGLHSLQLAINHPTLPERKLFKAPLPKSWHRFGKLVQPMNQIHHHANRLLSPP; from the coding sequence GTGTTTGACGTTCTCTTTGAAGACAACCATTTGTTGGTGGTCGATAAGCCCGCCGGTTTGGCGACGATGGGGGCCGAAGGGGAGCAGACGCTCCACTGGCTCGGCTGCGAGTACTTGCGAACACGCTACAACAAGCCTGGACGGGCCTTTTTAGGGATTGTCAGTCGACTCGACGCGATGACCAGCGGAGTGATCGTGATGGCCAAAACGAGCAAGGCGGCGTCCCGATTGGCACCCCAGTTCTCGGGTCAAGGAAACAACCGGGCATCCAAAATCTACCTTGCCATGCTCGAGGGTGCACTCCGCGACGAGGCAGGCGAACGGAGTGATTTCGTCATCAAAGATGATGCCGCACGGCGGATGCGCGTTTGCGGCGAATCGACCCCCAATGCACTGTTGGCAAGGCTGCGGTTTGCGACCCTCGCGAAATCGCAATCCGAAACACTGGTGGCGGTCCAGTTGCTTTCCGGCCGCAAACACCAAATTCGTGTTCAGTTTGCAAACTTGGGGCATCCCGTTTGGGCCGACCGAAAGTATGGTGGGCGACACTCAATGGATGTCGGCATCGGGCTGCACAGTTTGCAGTTGGCCATCAACCATCCCACACTTCCCGAACGCAAGCTCTTCAAAGCACCCTTGCCAAAATCATGGCACCGATTTGGTAAACTGGTGCAACCGATGAATCAAATTCACCATCACGCGAACCGTTTGTTGAGTCCCCCCTAA
- a CDS encoding putative molybdenum carrier protein produces the protein MRRNAKSPAAPFVPNKIVSGGQTGVDRAGLECAIALGIEHGGWCPAARLSEDGSIPSRYMLTETDSRDYPARTELNVVDSDATLILYERKLTGGTLLTYRICRRLSKDFLLARLDRDDVDLARQWIDSLRPETLNVAGPRESTSPGIERRSMMFLMQVFANR, from the coding sequence ATGAGAAGGAACGCGAAGTCACCAGCCGCTCCCTTTGTGCCAAACAAGATCGTTTCCGGCGGTCAGACAGGGGTTGACCGCGCTGGACTTGAGTGTGCGATTGCGTTGGGCATCGAGCACGGTGGGTGGTGCCCAGCGGCGAGGTTGTCCGAAGATGGTTCGATCCCAAGTCGCTACATGCTGACCGAAACCGACTCGCGAGATTACCCCGCACGCACCGAATTGAATGTCGTGGACAGCGACGCAACGCTTATTCTCTACGAACGGAAATTGACTGGCGGGACGTTGTTGACGTATCGAATTTGTCGCCGGTTGAGCAAAGACTTTTTGCTCGCGCGTCTCGATCGTGACGACGTTGATCTGGCGCGACAATGGATCGATAGCTTACGGCCAGAGACGCTTAATGTCGCAGGACCTCGCGAAAGTACGTCGCCCGGAATCGAACGGCGGTCGATGATGTTTCTGATGCAAGTGTTCGCAAACCGTTAG